A window of Juglans regia cultivar Chandler chromosome 7, Walnut 2.0, whole genome shotgun sequence contains these coding sequences:
- the LOC118348944 gene encoding uncharacterized protein LOC118348944, producing MTTEWCRGPPYGLVCSHRNGWGGEWGEVWVSGSGDFIHEDVERCGGRPWLRVAMEDFNDFIDSCGLTEMKSVGSKFSWCNGQQGMARSWSKLDRHLLNTVAANLMSEAFVKYLPCTTSDHAPMSFVLKPPFSRYARKLKELKSVLKEWNLRVFGRTEDNIQRLERQIERLEACSAGDALAGGSTLDSHEAIHSGAVDFFSSFLSVRPRRDLSNLSLRVEKTILEEENNGLIQLPSIQEVKDAMFSILIDSSPGPDGFGSGFYRSCWDIVEVDVVEAVRDLFCGIPLPRFYSASYIVLIPKVQQPTGFDKFRSISLCLVVYKVFSKILVRRLSPILSKIVSPKQGAFLPGRSIYKNIALAQEIVHMINKQVRGGNVLIKVDMEKAYDSQKVSKEKSSIFFSKLIPAVVRQYSLRLTSFTECLFPVKYLGAPLVVGRLKHVVSSIPVHLFSVVLAPKALLGALNRLLSNFFWSFSDGKPKRKWVGWHKICTPVQEGGLGLRKLEEVQNALFMKFAWKFLSQQSLWSLFFQG from the exons ATGACTACGGAATGGTGTAGAGGGCCACCCTATGGATTGGTTTGTAGCCACCGCAATGGGTGGGGAGGGGAGTGGGGAGAGGTGTGGGTGAGTGGCAGTGGTGACTTTATTCATGAGGATGTAGAGCGATGTGGTGGTCGACCTTGGTTGCGGGTGGCCATGGAAGATTTTAATGACTTTATTGATTCTTGTGGCTTGACTGAGATGAAGTCGGTAGGGAGTAAATTTTCTTGGTGCAATGGTCAGCAGGGGATGGCTCGATCCTGGTCGAAGCTTGACCGTCATTTGTTAAACACAGTGGCTGCCAATCTAATGTCTGAGGCGTTCGTGAAATATCTGCCCTGCACCACTTCGGACCATGCTCCGATGTCCTTTGTGCTGAAGCCTCCTTTTTCTCGGTATG caagaaaattaaaagagttgaaGTCGGTTCTTAAGGAATGGAATCTTAGAGTTTTTGGGCGCACTGAGGATAATATTCAGAGATTAGAAAGGCAAATTGAACGTTTGGAAG CCTGTAGTGCAGGAGATGCACTTGCGGGTGGCTCTACCTTGGATAGTCATGAAGCTATCCATTCGGGTGCAGTGGATTTTTTCAGCTCGTTTCTTAGTGTTCGACCTCGTAGGGACCTTTCGAACCTGTCTTTGCGTGTGGAGAAGACTATTTTGGAGGAGGAAAACAATGGTCTTATACAACTCCCTTCAATCCAAGAGGTGAAAGATGCTATGTTCTCAATCTTGATAGATAGTAGTCCAGGTCCGGATGGCTTTGGATCTGGATTTTATAGATCGTGTTGGGATATCGTTGAAGTTGATGTGGTGGAAGCGGTAAGAGACCTCTTTTGTGGGATTCCTTTGCCGAgattttattcggcttcttACATTGTTCTTATTCCGAAAGTCCAACAACCTactggttttgataagtttcgttCGATAAGCTTATGTTTAGTAGTCTACAAGGTTTTCTCCAAAATTCTGGTTCGTAGGCTGTCGCCTATTTTGAGTAAAATTGTCTCCCCGAAACAAGGTGCCTTCTTACCTGGTAGAAGTATTTATAAGAATATTGCTCTGGCCCAAGAAATAGTTCATATGATTAACAAACAGGTTCGTGGTGGCAATGTCCTTATTAAagtggatatggaaaaggcgtatgATA GTCAGAAGGTGAGCAAAGAGAagtcttcaatatttttctctaaGCTTATTCCTGCTGTTGTGAGACAGTATTCCTTGCGCCTAACGTCTTTCACGGAATGTCTGTTCCCTGTGAAATATCTGGGGGCCCCTCTTGTTGTTGGTCGTTTAAAG CATGTTGTATCTAGTATTCCAGTTCACTTGTTCTCTGTGGTTCTTGCGCCTAAGGCTCTACTGGGTGCTTTGAATCGCCTCTTGAGCAATTTCTTCTGGAGTTTTTCGGATGGTAAGCCAAAGCGAAAATGGGTCGGGTGGCATAAGATTTGTACACCAGTCCAAGAGGGAGGCTTGGGTTTGCGGAAGTTGGAGGAAGTTCAAAACGCCCTTTTCATGAAGTTTGCATGGAAGTTTTTGTCTCAGCAATCACTATGGTCTCTTTTTTTTCAAGGCTAA
- the LOC108991066 gene encoding low affinity inorganic phosphate transporter 1-like — protein sequence MAKELQVLNALDVAKTQWYHFTAIVIAGMGFFTDAYDLFCISLVTKLLGRLYYYKEDSPNPGSLPSNVSAAVNGVAFCGTLAGQLFFGWLGDKMGRKRVYGMTLMLMVICSIACGLSFGKNPDSVMATLCFFRFWLGFGIGGDYPLSATIMSEYANKKTRGAFIAAVFAMQGFGILAGGMVAIIVSAAFKAKYPASAYQVDPIGSTPPEADYVWRIIVMFGAVPAALTYYWRMKMPETARYTALVARNAKQAAADMSKVLQVELEADQEKIEDRGRGNDFGLFSMQFVRRHGLHLVGTTTTWFLLDIAFYSQNLFQKDIFSAIGWIPKAKEMSALDEVFRIARAQTLIALCSTVPGYWFTVAFIDKIGRFAIQLMGFFFMTVFMFALAIPYHHWTIKANRIGFVVIYSLTFFFANFGPNATTFVVPAEIFPARLRSTCHGISAAAGKAGAIVGAFGFQYAEKGIGVRNTLIILGVVNFLGIVFTFLVPESKGRSLEEMSGEAGEENGAATDPKVAGQDLRT from the coding sequence ATGGCTAAGGAACTGCAAGTGCTTAATGCTCTTGATGTTGCCAAAACACAATGGTACCATTTCACAGCAATTGTGATCGCTGGCATGGGCTTTTTCACTGATGCATATGATCTCTTTTGCATCTCTCTTGTGACCAAACTGTTGGGCCGCTTGTACTACTACAAGGAAGACTCTCCAAATCCTGGCTCTCTACCTTCAAATGTCTCGGCTGCTGTTAATGGTGTTGCCTTTTGTGGAACCCTTGCAGGCCAGCTCTTCTTTGGCTGGCTCGGTGATAAAATGGGCCGCAAACGTGTCTATGGCATGACCCTCATGCTTATGGTCATTTGTTCAATTGCCTGTGGCCTTTCCTTCGGGAAAAATCCCGATTCTGTTATGGCTACATTATGCTTCTTCAGGTTCTGGCTCGGCTTTGGCATTGGAGGTGACTACCCGCTTTCTGCCACTATCATGTCTGAGTATGCTAACAAAAAGACCCGTGGAGCCTTTATCGCTGCAGTGTTTGCAATGCAAGGTTTTGGAATTCTGGCTGGTGGGATGGTTGCTATTATAGTTTCAGCAGCTTTCAAGGCCAAATACCCTGCCTCAGCTTATCAAGTTGATCCAATTGGTTCCACTCCTCCAGAAGCTGATTATGTTTGGCGCATAATTGTAATGTTCGGTGCCGTGCCAGCTGCTCTTACTTATTACTGGCGCATGAAAATGCCTGAAACTGCTCGATACACTGCCTTGGTTGCAAGGAATGCCAAACAGGCAGCTGCTGATATGTCCAAAGTTTTGCAGGTTGAATTGGAAGCAGATCAGGAGAAAATTGAGGACAGAGGACGAGGAAATGATTTTGGATTGTTCTCTATGCAGTTTGTTCGCCGTCATGGGCTTCATTTGGTTGGAACCACAACCACTTGGTTCTTGCTAGATATTGCTTTCTACAGCCAGAATCTATTTCAGAAGGACATTTTCAGTGCCATTGGTTGGATTCCTAAGGCAAAAGAAATGAGCGCCCTTGATGAGGTATTCCGAATTGCGAGGGCACAAACTCTTATAGCTCTATGCAGCACTGTGCCAGGATATTGGTTTACCGTGGCTTTCATTGATAAGATTGGGAGGTTCGCAATACAATTGATGGGTTTTTTCTTCATGACTGTCTTCATGTTTGCCTTGGCCATTCCTTACCATCACTGGACCATAAAAGCCAACCGAATTGGGTTTGTTGTTATATACTCCCTCACATTTTTCTTCGCCAATTTTGGTCCAAATGCAACTACTTTCGTGGTCCCTGCAGAGATTTTCCCAGCAAGGCTAAGGTCAACATGTCATGGTATATCAGCTGCAGCCGGAAAGGCTGGGGCAATAGTTGGGGCATTTGGATTTCAGTATGCAGAAAAGGGTATTGGAGTAAGAAATACACTCATAATCCTCGGTGTGGTCAACTTCCTTGGAATTGTGTTTACATTCTTGGTGCCTGAATCAAAAGGAAGATCATTGGAGGAAATGTCTGGTGAAGCTGGGGAAGAAAATGGAGCTGCTACAGATCCTAAGGTGGCTGGTCAAGACCTTAGAACTTAA